A genomic stretch from Chryseobacterium sp. SNU WT5 includes:
- the rpmA gene encoding 50S ribosomal protein L27, with the protein MAHKKGVGSSKNGRESHSKRLGVKIFGGQDAIAGNIIVRQRGTTHHPGENVGMGKDHTLHALIDGKVVFRKKQNDRSFVSIEPNA; encoded by the coding sequence ATGGCACATAAGAAAGGAGTTGGTAGTTCCAAAAATGGTAGAGAATCGCATTCTAAGAGATTAGGTGTTAAGATTTTCGGAGGACAAGACGCTATCGCCGGTAACATCATCGTGAGACAAAGAGGGACAACACATCATCCTGGTGAAAACGTAGGAATGGGTAAAGACCACACATTGCACGCTTTGATCGACGGAAAAGTAGTTTTCAGAAAAAAACAAAACGACAGATCGTTTGTATCTATTGAACCGAACGCATAA
- the thiL gene encoding thiamine-phosphate kinase, translating into MLEDKNPELTPISVYGEFGLIKHLTENFSFENSSTEISIGDDCAVINPEGQKVVITTDVLAEGVHFNLGYVPLKHLGYKAVAVNLSDVAAMNAKPTQILVAIAASNRFPVEALEEIYVGISLACKHYKVDLVGGDTTSSNSGLVITITAIGLEESGNIVARSGAKQNDLLVVTGDLGGAYMGLQILEREHSVFLANPNMQPEMEGFDYILERQLKPEARTDIKAILKVLDIQPTSMIDVSDGLSSETLHLSDQSKVGFRIYEEKIPMDSLTISTAEEFNLNPVMCALNGGEDYELLFTISPTDFEKIKNHPDFTIIGHAVDLQQGNYLVARGSGELIALNAQGWDAFLNRG; encoded by the coding sequence ATGTTAGAAGATAAAAATCCCGAGTTAACCCCAATTTCCGTATATGGCGAATTTGGGTTAATTAAACACCTTACCGAAAACTTTAGTTTTGAAAATTCTTCTACCGAAATTTCAATTGGTGATGACTGTGCGGTCATTAATCCTGAAGGTCAAAAAGTAGTCATAACCACCGATGTCTTAGCAGAAGGCGTTCACTTCAATTTGGGATATGTTCCTTTAAAGCACCTTGGTTATAAGGCGGTAGCTGTAAATCTCAGCGATGTTGCAGCGATGAATGCAAAACCAACACAGATCTTAGTTGCGATTGCTGCCTCTAATCGTTTTCCCGTTGAAGCACTTGAAGAGATTTATGTAGGAATATCCTTAGCATGCAAACACTATAAAGTTGATTTAGTTGGTGGAGACACGACCAGTTCTAACTCTGGCTTAGTGATTACCATTACGGCTATTGGACTAGAAGAATCCGGGAATATTGTTGCCAGGAGTGGCGCAAAACAAAATGATCTTTTGGTAGTAACCGGAGATCTGGGTGGCGCTTATATGGGTCTGCAAATTTTGGAGAGAGAACATTCGGTATTTTTAGCCAATCCTAATATGCAGCCTGAAATGGAAGGTTTCGATTATATCTTAGAACGACAGCTGAAACCAGAGGCGAGAACCGATATAAAAGCAATTTTAAAAGTATTAGATATTCAACCAACCTCTATGATCGATGTATCTGATGGATTATCTTCGGAAACACTTCATCTGTCTGATCAAAGTAAAGTTGGTTTCCGAATTTATGAAGAAAAAATCCCAATGGATTCTTTAACCATAAGTACGGCAGAAGAATTTAATTTAAATCCTGTGATGTGTGCATTAAATGGAGGCGAAGATTACGAACTGCTTTTCACTATTTCACCGACTGACTTCGAGAAAATTAAAAACCATCCTGACTTCACTATTATTGGTCACGCTGTTGATTTGCAACAGGGGAATTATTTAGTTGCACGAGGAAGCGGGGAATTGATCGCTCTGAATGCCCAGGGCTGGGATGCGTTTCTTAATAGAGGATAA
- a CDS encoding acyl-CoA thioesterase has translation MSDYHYKFEVRWSDIDANRHLANSSYVEYCAQTRMAFMKTHKMGLKELSYWGIGPVVLHERYSFFKEIYADQTVFVTAQISGMSEDASIYQFVHKFYLPDGTHCATAEATGVWIDTMLRKSTTPPDDVLEVLNEFKSENVKTLTRQDLKDLPFKAENIEAFHKHNTFTWKKDKDEKPTEQ, from the coding sequence ATGTCAGATTATCATTACAAATTCGAGGTACGATGGAGCGATATTGATGCAAACCGTCACTTGGCTAATTCGTCTTATGTAGAATATTGCGCTCAAACGAGAATGGCATTCATGAAAACCCATAAAATGGGACTTAAGGAATTAAGCTATTGGGGGATCGGTCCCGTAGTCCTGCATGAAAGGTATTCATTTTTCAAAGAAATCTACGCAGATCAGACCGTTTTTGTTACTGCACAAATTTCAGGGATGTCCGAAGATGCGAGCATTTACCAATTCGTGCATAAATTCTATCTCCCGGACGGAACACATTGTGCAACTGCAGAAGCAACTGGTGTTTGGATTGACACAATGTTAAGAAAATCTACCACTCCACCTGATGATGTCCTGGAAGTGTTGAACGAATTTAAAAGCGAGAATGTAAAAACTCTAACCAGACAAGATCTTAAAGATTTACCTTTTAAAGCTGAAAATATTGAAGCCTTCCATAAGCACAACACCTTCACCTGGAAGAAGGATAAAGATGAAAAGCCTACTGAACAGTAA
- a CDS encoding aminoacetone oxidase family FAD-binding enzyme: protein MTKRKIIIIGGGAAGFFCAANLDETKFDVIILEQNSDVLQKVKISGGGRCNVSHGCFDPKELVQFYPRGNKELLSVFHKFQPGDMMEWLDQRKVSLQIEADNRIFPESNSSQTIINSFVSEVENKTFEVKTKSVVLDIQRDEDQYIIMSNTETYRADFVVYTTGSSPKSLNLIQKLGHSIVSLVPSLFTFNIKNETLKDLMGTSFPSAEVFIPQLKMDESGPMLITHWGLSGPAILKLSAWKARELAELKYQFQIVINFLGIDVERAVELFVNFRKDNPKKTIGKAKIFDVTNRFWHRILWLSKVDLDKNISNISTVELHRIVGFLCSNKMQVSGKSTYKDEFVTAGGVKLKEIDFKTMQSKILPNFYLAGEVLNIDAVTGGFNFQACWSEAWLIAEDLNSKMF, encoded by the coding sequence ATGACAAAAAGAAAGATTATCATTATCGGCGGCGGTGCAGCAGGCTTTTTCTGCGCAGCTAACCTGGATGAAACCAAATTTGATGTAATTATTTTAGAACAAAATTCGGATGTTTTGCAGAAGGTAAAAATTTCGGGAGGAGGCAGATGTAATGTTTCTCACGGATGTTTTGATCCAAAAGAACTCGTACAGTTTTATCCAAGAGGGAATAAGGAACTACTAAGTGTATTTCACAAATTTCAACCGGGCGATATGATGGAATGGCTGGATCAACGAAAGGTCTCTTTACAGATCGAAGCGGATAATCGCATATTCCCTGAAAGCAATTCCTCGCAAACGATTATTAATTCTTTTGTTTCCGAGGTTGAAAACAAGACTTTTGAAGTTAAAACGAAATCAGTCGTTTTAGATATTCAACGTGATGAAGATCAATACATCATCATGAGTAATACAGAGACTTACCGTGCGGATTTCGTAGTTTACACGACTGGGAGTTCCCCAAAATCACTCAATCTCATCCAAAAGCTTGGTCATTCCATTGTTAGTTTGGTACCTTCTTTATTCACATTTAATATCAAAAATGAAACTTTAAAAGACTTGATGGGAACCAGTTTCCCAAGTGCGGAGGTATTCATTCCTCAACTAAAAATGGATGAATCCGGACCGATGCTCATTACCCATTGGGGTTTATCTGGTCCGGCGATTTTAAAACTTTCAGCTTGGAAAGCACGGGAGTTGGCGGAACTTAAATACCAGTTTCAAATTGTTATTAATTTTTTAGGAATAGATGTAGAACGGGCGGTAGAGCTGTTTGTTAATTTTCGGAAAGATAATCCTAAAAAGACGATTGGTAAAGCTAAAATATTTGACGTGACGAATAGATTCTGGCACAGAATTCTTTGGTTATCCAAAGTAGATCTAGATAAAAACATCTCCAATATTTCTACGGTAGAACTTCACAGAATTGTAGGATTTCTGTGTTCGAACAAAATGCAAGTAAGCGGAAAATCTACGTACAAGGATGAATTTGTAACTGCTGGTGGGGTAAAATTGAAAGAAATAGATTTCAAAACAATGCAATCGAAAATTTTACCGAATTTTTACCTTGCTGGTGAAGTTTTAAATATTGATGCAGTTACAGGCGGTTTCAACTTTCAGGCTTGCTGGAGTGAAGCCTGGCTGATTGCTGAGGATTTAAATAGCAAGATGTTTTAA
- a CDS encoding bacteriophage spanin2 family protein → MKKIYLILIVLLFLTSCQTRVVSIQKPIQNNSIELYQKYTIQTNDAKIVKVEVLRQDNEAIYGKLKSGEEVIIKKSDIREAKKLDLLSSIALALAALAAVIFVPI, encoded by the coding sequence ATGAAAAAAATATATCTGATTCTCATAGTACTTCTTTTTTTAACTTCTTGTCAGACCCGAGTAGTAAGTATACAGAAACCTATTCAGAATAATTCAATTGAATTGTACCAAAAATATACGATCCAAACAAATGATGCAAAAATAGTGAAGGTAGAAGTTCTAAGACAAGATAATGAAGCTATTTATGGGAAACTAAAAAGTGGGGAAGAAGTAATTATTAAGAAAAGTGATATCCGTGAAGCGAAAAAATTAGATTTGCTTTCATCTATCGCTCTTGCGCTGGCTGCTCTTGCAGCTGTAATTTTTGTCCCTATTTAA